The following coding sequences lie in one Listeria ivanovii subsp. londoniensis genomic window:
- a CDS encoding tyrosine-type recombinase/integrase, whose product MLFEAGASLKDVQERLGHANIQTTSNIYTHVTQEKKDSTASLFSDFMLK is encoded by the coding sequence ATGCTATTTGAAGCTGGCGCATCGCTAAAAGATGTACAAGAACGTTTAGGACATGCGAATATACAAACTACATCTAATATTTATACGCATGTTACACAAGAAAAGAAAGATTCTACAGCTTCTCTTTTTTCTGATTTTATGCTAAAATAA
- a CDS encoding DUF3267 domain-containing protein → MERKLIEEINLLENKKLVINLNIVAIVIVLVLTVLGIVFSGGFEIVNGFVGVVWLCLGYLLSLVIHEAVHGIFFKTFHPEGKVKFGFKNGMAYATSPGSFYTKTQFFIISIAPFVVLTGLFLFLRFLGVNEAVVYLIFALHTSGCVGDFYYCILLLNKPAGILVEDTEKGINFYSEG, encoded by the coding sequence TTGGAAAGAAAATTAATAGAGGAAATAAATTTACTTGAAAATAAAAAGTTAGTTATAAATTTGAATATTGTAGCCATCGTTATTGTACTTGTATTAACCGTTTTAGGAATTGTTTTTTCAGGAGGTTTTGAAATAGTAAATGGCTTTGTAGGTGTCGTCTGGCTTTGTTTGGGCTATTTATTATCACTCGTCATTCATGAAGCGGTTCACGGAATATTCTTTAAAACATTTCATCCAGAAGGAAAAGTGAAATTTGGCTTTAAAAATGGGATGGCTTATGCAACGAGTCCTGGATCTTTTTATACGAAAACACAATTTTTTATTATTTCGATTGCTCCATTTGTCGTTCTTACAGGTTTGTTTTTATTTCTTCGTTTTCTTGGTGTGAATGAAGCAGTCGTATATTTGATATTTGCACTACATACATCAGGTTGTGTTGGTGATTTCTACTACTGTATTTTACTGCTTAATAAGCCAGCTGGAATACTAGTAGAAGATACGGAAAAAGGGATTAATTTTTATTCAGAAGGTTAA
- a CDS encoding helix-turn-helix domain-containing protein — protein sequence MTTLGRVKKLAEEARISLKELAIKLEMGENSIYSWKVKTPGADKLKLVADYFNVSTDYLLDRTDNPYMDNEQTEIITEIVSHIDKNVSEEEMNEIINYIELIKLKYGRK from the coding sequence ATGACAACATTAGGAAGAGTAAAAAAGTTAGCAGAAGAAGCGAGAATATCTCTTAAAGAACTTGCTATAAAACTAGAAATGGGTGAGAATTCGATTTACTCATGGAAAGTAAAGACTCCTGGAGCAGATAAATTAAAATTAGTTGCTGATTACTTCAACGTATCAACTGATTATCTGCTTGATCGCACTGATAATCCATACATGGACAACGAGCAAACAGAAATAATTACTGAAATCGTGTCACATATTGATAAAAATGTCAGTGAAGAAGAAATGAATGAAATAATAAACTACATTGAGCTAATAAAATTAAAATACGGACGAAAATAA